The following coding sequences are from one Leguminivora glycinivorella isolate SPB_JAAS2020 chromosome 7, LegGlyc_1.1, whole genome shotgun sequence window:
- the LOC125227960 gene encoding 60S ribosomal protein L23a gives MPPKKQPEKSGSAGSKPAEKKPATAKTPAAAPKTASAPAAAAKPASAKTPAPAPKAAAPKSAPATKPAAAKAASAPAAAKPAEKKSAAPTAKPGSAKAAALKAKSSAKPSAKKAASATKPAKPKPAAAKLKIAPKPKKTGIKGQKKVVKPVVKALKAQRKVVKGEHGKRIRKIRNTVHFRRPKTYEAPRHPKYPRKSLPKRNRMDAYNIIKFPLTSEAAMKKIEDNNTLVFIVHTSSNKHHIKAAVKKLYDINVAKVNTLIRPDGKKKAYVRLARDYDALDVANKIGII, from the exons atgcctccTAAGAAGCAGCCCGAAAAATCCG GTTCCGCTGGATCCAAACCCGCGGAAAAGAAGCCTGCGACGGCTAAAACGCCCGCAGCGGCTCCTAAAACCGCATCAGCTCCCGCTGCAGCTGCTAAGCCTGCCTCGGCTAAGACTCCTGCTCCCGCACCTAAAGCTGCGGCGCCGAAGTCTGCGCCGGCCACCAAGCCTGCTGCTGCTAAGGCTGCCTCTGCCCCAGCTGCTGCTAAGCCTGCTGAGAAGAAGTCGGCTGCGCCTACAGCCAAGCCTGGCTCTGCCAAGGCTGCTGCCCTGAAGGCCAAGTCTAGTGCTAAGCCTTCAGCCAAAAAGGCTGCGTCTGCCACTAAGCCAGCAAAGCCCAAACCAGCTGCTGCTAAGCTTAAGATTGCCCCTAAGCCCAAGAAGACTGGCATTAAGGGACAGAAGAAGGTTGTCAAACCTGTTGTTAAGGCTCTTAAGGCACAAAGGAAG GTTGTCAAAGGTGAACATGGCAAACGCATCCGAAAGATCCGCAACACTGTGCACTTCCGCAGGCCCAAAACTTATGAGGCTCCTAGGCACCCCAAGTATCCTAGGAAATCTCTGCCCAAGAGGAATCG GATGGACGCCTACAACATCATCAAGTTCCCGCTGACCTCTGAAGCAGCCATGAAGAAGATTGAGGACAACAACACCCTGGTGTTCATTGTGCACACCAGCTCAAACAAGCACCACATTAAGGCGGCAGTGAAGAAACTGTACGACATTAATGTTGCTAAAGTGAACACCCTTATCAG GCCTGACGGCAAGAAGAAGGCGTACGTACGGCTAGCCCGAGACTACGACGCATTAGATGTTGCCAACAAAATCGGCATCATATAA